The following proteins are encoded in a genomic region of Triticum dicoccoides isolate Atlit2015 ecotype Zavitan chromosome 1B, WEW_v2.0, whole genome shotgun sequence:
- the LOC119349605 gene encoding uncharacterized protein LOC119349605: protein MSGGGGGAGGGGKGAAAVGPVPQASRKLVQSLKEIVNRPDAEIYAALRECSMDPDEAVSRLLSQDTFQEVKSKRDKKKEVKETPEPRSRAANNATSRGVRGGPDRGGRNNSAYNSSIDNMTSRSSVSGSGMQSTNSTQKQTVQSSSVNKNLVADAPSVPPQTSSGFQHGWSGTPGQLSMADIVKMGGRPQAQGKPSTKTVVTADKGYAGQYPSLPTTVNQNAKQSASTVAPTELDQGLPSAQDSVLVKDHSHTAADNKQKYDNDWSPQDDPPAGNQSSLPETSGDPSLFEAPLHPSTHVADAVYLHENSYLDDNISAAMRSGNASERHLDHYGGNSEYNDGLLQNSSTYLAQTHSHIEDQAEESNADVSAAANFQGLSLHDEELAATKFAEDNPAVIIPDHLQVANTGCAGLSFGSFGSGAFSGLLPPPKSTENNVELPIVEESEPIDHTDTRDQDFYEIPPNSPPNENLEEIMGANTENLDVPSVQQPDVLRQEILDDPSGVQYNLPSVSSHAYANPAQPNAMDAMQGSNQAHTLSHLSSLLQSNTLQQHNLLGSNMAPLRDLDFGLSPLLAAQAQSMGARYNSAAPTTTGMQEPMKPGVFSNTQSTQNLPSTSIQMAPSLPQQLVHPYSQPTLPIAPFANMIGANMIGYNPYLAQNYPAYLPSTAFQQAYSSNGQFHQSAAAVPGAGMKYSMPQYKNNMSAANLQQQQQPSSVISGYAGFGSSSNLPGNFALNQNAAPPSANLGFDEALSAQYKEANQYMALQQQGDNSAMWLHGAGSRTASAIPPTQFYGYQGQSQQQGAFRQAQQPQQPSQYGGHGYPAFYHSQGGGMAQEHHPQNPADGALNGYQAAQQQQQQQQQQQQQPSHQSWQQHANY, encoded by the exons atgagcggcggcggcggcggcgcggggggcgGAGGGAAGGGGGCCGCGGCCGTGGGGCCCGTCCCGCAGGCCTCGAGGAAGCTCGTGCAGAGCCTCAAGGAGATCGTCAACCGCCCGGACGCCGAGATCTACGCCGCGCTGCGCGAGTGCTCCATGGACCCCGACGAGGCCGTCAGCCGCCTCCTCTCCCAAG ATACCTTTCAAGAGGTAAAGAGCAAGCGTGACAAGAAAAAAGAG GTTAAAGAGACTCCCGAGCCAAGGTCTCGAGCGGCAAATAATGCTACCAGTCGAGGTGTAAGAGGTGGTCCAGATCGAGGTGGGCGAAACAACTCTGCTTACAACAGCTCCATTG ATAACATGACCTCAAGGTCATCCGTCTCAGGATCTGGTATGCAATCAACCAATTCCACCCAGAAGCAAACAGTTCAAAG TTCCTCCGTGAACAAAAATCTGGTTGCTGATGCACCATCGGTACCACCACAAACATCATCTGGGTTTCAGCATGGCTGGTCTGGGACGCCAGGTCAGTTGTCAATGGCTGATATTGTGAAAATGGGTGGCAGGCCACAGGCTCAGGGGAAGCCTTCTACCAAGACTGTGGTCACAGCGGACAAAGGATATGCCGGACAATACCCATCTTTGCCCACCACTGTAAACCAGAATGCAAAACAATCTGCGAGCACAGTTGCACCAACAGAGCTTGACCAAGGGTTACCTTCTGCGCAAGATTCTGTTCTGGTTAAGGACCACAGTCACACAGCTGCTGATAACAAGCAGAAATATGATAATGATTGGTCTCCACAAGATGACCCGCCAGCAGGGAATCAATCCTCCCTCCCTGAGACATCTGGGGACCCATCATTATTTGAGGCACCATTACATCCATCGACGCATGTTGCTGATGCGGTttacttgcatgaaaattcttattTGGATGATAACATCTCTGCTGCAATGAGATCAGGAAATGCTTCTGAGAGACACTTGGATCACTATGGAGGGAATTCTGAATATAATGATGGATTATTGCAGAACTCGAGTACCTATCTGGCTCAGACGCATTCTCACATAGAGGACCAAG CTGAGGAGTCCAATGCTGATGTATCAGCAGCAGCAAACTTCCAGGGTCTGAGCCTACATGATGAAGAGCTAGCTGCCACAAAGTTTGCCGAAGATAACCCAGCAGTTATAATTCCGGACCATCTGCAAGTTGCCAACACAGGCTGTGCCGGATTGAGCTTTGGCAGTTTCGGATCTGGTGCATTTTCTGGGCTCCTCCCACCGCCAAAGAGCACTGAAAACAATGTGGAGTTGCCTATTGTGGAGGAATCTGAACCTATAGATCATACAGATACGAG GGATCAAGATTTCTACGAAATTCCTCCGAATTCGCCACCAAACGAGAACCTTGAGGAAATTATGGGAGCTAACACTGAGAATCTTGATGTACCTTCTGTTCAACAGCCTGATGTCCTGAGACAAGAAATACTGGATGATCCTTCAGGTGTTCAATATAATCTGCCATCAGTCTCGAGCCACGCGTATGCGAACCCAGCACAGCCAAATGCAATGGATGCCATGCAAGGAAGTAACCAAGCGCACACTCTTTCACACCTGTCAAGCTTGCTG CAATCAAATACGTTACAACAACACAACCTGTTGGGCTCTAATATGGCACCTCTTCGGGACTTGGACTTCGGTTTATCACCTTTGTTGGCAGCACAAGCACAATCAATGGGAGCAAGATATAACTCAGCTGCACCAACTACTACTGGCATGCAGGAG CCAATGAAGCCAGGAGTTTTCTCGAACACTCAATCCACACAAAATCTTCCGAGTACCAGCATTCAGATGGCCCCCTCTCTTCCTCAGCAATTAGTCCATCCTTACTCACAGCCCACTTTACCTATTGCACCTTTCGCAAATATGATTGGCGCAAATATGATTGGCTATAATCCATACTTGGCACAAAACTACCCTGCTTACCTGCCGTCAACCGCCTTCCAGCAAGCTTACTCGAGTAATGGACAGTTCCATCAGTCTGCCGCTGCTGTACCAGGAGCTGGCATGAAGTACTCGATGCCACAATACAAGAACAACATGTCAGCCGCaaacttacaacaacaacaacaaccttcGTCGGTTATATCTGGTTATGCAGGCTTTGGTAGCTCAAGTAACCTTCCAGGAAATTTTGCCCTCAACCAGAATGCTGCCCCTCCGTCGGCTAATCTTGGGTTTGATGAAGCACTGAGCGCTCAGTACAAAGAGGCCAATCAATACATGGCTCTCCAGCAGCAG GGCGACAACTCTGCGATGTGGCTTCATGGGGCTGGTTCAAGAACCGCGTCAGCAATTCCTCCTACCCAGTTCTATGGCTACCAGGGACAGAGCCAGCAGCAGGGCGCCTTCCGGCAGGCGCAGCAGCCCCAGCAGCCTTCTCAATACGGGGGCCATGGATACCCGGCGTTCTACCATTCCCAGGGCGGCGGCATGGCGCAGGAGCACCACCCCCAGAACCCGGCCGACGGAGCCCTGAATGGCTACCAGgcggcgcagcagcagcagcagcagcagcagcagcagcagcagcagccatctCACCAGAGCTGGCAGCAGCACGCCAACTACTGA